Within Candidatus Rokuibacteriota bacterium, the genomic segment CGATGAAGCGCTGCGCGTACTCCCGGCAGCGCCGGAGCTTCTCCACCGGGTCCATGGCCCGCCGGACGTCACCCTGCGCCTGGTCCAGCCCGAGCTCCTTGTCCACCTGGTGCTCGATCGGGAGCCCGTGGCAGTCCCAGCCCGGCACGTAGACGGCGTCGGCCCCGAGCATCGAGCGGGACTTGACGACGATGTCCTTCAAAATCTTGTTCAGCGCCGTTCCCATGTGGATGTGACCGTTCGCGTACGGAGGGCCGTCGTGAAGGATCCAGAGCGGCGCTCCGGCTCTCGCTTGACGGAGGCGGGCGTAGATGTCCATCGCCTCCCAGCGGGCGAGGAGCTGGGGCTCCAGCTGGGGC encodes:
- a CDS encoding class I tRNA ligase family protein, with the translated sequence MDYKATLNLPRTDFPMRANLPQLEPQLLARWEAMDIYARLRQARAGAPLWILHDGPPYANGHIHMGTALNKILKDIVVKSRSMLGADAVYVPGWDCHGLPIEHQVDKELGLDQAQGDVRRAMDPVEKLRRCREYAQRFI